GCGGTTGAGATCCACCACGTAGCGGCTGTGCCGCGCCACCAGCATGGTTGCGTCGAGCTTGGGCGCGTTGGCGAAGAGCTGATCGACATAGATGTCGGCGTCTCGCAGGACGGTGTCCATGGGGAGATCGGCCTGGGCAAGCACTTCCTCGGGGATGGCGAGCCCTGCGTGGGGAATCTCCACCAACACCGGTCGCGACGCTCCTGGCGGCGTAATGAGCTCGAAGCTGCGCATTCGCGACCGATGTAGCACATCAGCGCCGCCGCGGGGCGCTCCTGCTCGATCGAGCGGCCCTGCTGGATTGAGCGGCCCTGACCGGGTCGACCCGGGTCGAGTCGCGTGCCCGGGTCGAGCCGTCTGCCGGCCAGCGGCGAGCCAGGCAGGTGAGTCGGTCGGGAGTCTGAACAACGTGGGAGGGGGTACTAGGCGCGCAGCAATCGCCGTGTATGATTAGAGGCCCGAGAGCGGCTAGCTCGCGGAAGGG
The DNA window shown above is from Pseudomonadota bacterium and carries:
- a CDS encoding N-formylglutamate amidohydrolase, whose amino-acid sequence is MRSFELITPPGASRPVLVEIPHAGLAIPEEVLAQADLPMDTVLRDADIYVDQLFANAPKLDATMLVARHSRYVVDLNR